AGAAGGAGAACATAGAGCTGGGTTTTGTTTTTTTGGTACAAGTACCAAAAAAAAAACCTATTCATTAATGTGTTATATATATTGTGTTTTAGAGGCATTTAAGGAAAAGATAAAGTGGGTACATTGCTAATATACTACCTTGACGTAGTGAGTTAGCCGGACTCATAAACACATACCTAGAATTCTTAATTAAACCTTGTTAAAAGGAAATTGATAAAGATTTTCTTAGTGAATGCATTTATACCACCAGGCTGCCTAGTCCCCCCTTAATTTCTTACTAATAAGACCAGCTTGTTTTTCAAGTCTCATTTGTTCTGTCTGTCTCAtttgtttcgatattttttgcttttatagtgaataactattatacacctataacaacattttgtcgtttaaatattttttggttgttataaataaaaaatatccaaaaattaattattttttcctttttagtgttacatataaaagataaagaaaattattcaactttaaaatctcaaaagatatgcatattttactaattaaatattgaagaaagctaatacattattaataaatttataacTAAACCTATAAAGATTTAAATTCTAAGGTAGACATTTTAAAGGTATATAGAGAATAAAATCTTTGAAGATTGATGAAAGAACTTTGTAATTATAATTTGTTTGGTAGATGGCGAAAGTTCGTGtccaaattttcagcaaaaaAGTATCCAATAGTTTTTCCTTGAAGACAAGCTAATTAAGACCTTAACATTTAAATtttctatctaaatattttttgaattgtcCAATGAAAAAGATATCATATAcaaatcttcaaattttatatcttaTGCATTATGCAAGATAGAAACTTTGTTTAATGGAAAAGATTGTGTGCACACTTTTAGAATTATTATTAGCAATCTTAAAGATTCTATATGGCTGTTATAGACGAGTAATTTTACAATGAGCGTTCTGTTATAaatataattgttgttgttattataggTAAAAAGTTGTTagtaaaatataacttaaaagaTTAATTCTAAGAAAAATATAGCAGTTATTAGTAAATAATTGTTATATAGATATACTGATACAGATAACtacttaattaataaataaagactTAAGTGTCCTAATAGTATAAATAACGTTCGTACTTTTCACCAGAAAAACATTGAGAAAAATACACGGCTAAGAAGATGTAGATAGATATTTAGGAGATGAGATAACGTGACAAGTGTCGTATGCCATGGCTCAAAATCAACACTTGATCCAAACTGCTGTCATTCTCTTCCCCCCTTCCCTATTTTCTCCCTCCAAAATCAGAAGCTTTTTCCTTTGTACTGTGTTTCCTCTCTCCATCAAAATTATACTCAATATTTACTAGTCTTCTCTCAGTTGCCATGGCAGTGGCAGAATTTACTCCCTCTTCTTCATCTATAATAAAAAAGACTAGTCTTTACTCTTCCCAACTTTCCTATGTATCAACTCATCAGATTTCTTATAAGCGTCGGTTCAGTCTTAGGCCTCTCCAAAGAACCCACTATGCTAATATATGCTGCTCTGTTACTTCTAAGTATGTTAAATTTGTTCACTTTCAGCACATGTTTGATAGTTTTGTAATTGTTTTTTAAACATGTTTCTTTGCTGATTTAATGTCCCAGTGAAGTTCAAGCACCAGTGGTGACTaatgacctaaagaagaaacctgAATGCTTTGGTGTTTTCTGTCTCACTTATGATCTCAAAGCTGTAAGCTCTAATTTCTTGATTTTGTCATTAAACAACAGAAAACTATATATGGGTTACCAAGTATTTCCGTGTTTTAGCCTTGCTTTAGCTCAGCTGTAAAATTCCAAAGTATTTCAGTCTGTTGGGCTGCTGCATTCTGTTTTCCATTTAGGGATTTGAAGCATCATTTTGTTTTCTAGACATAGCTGTAAGCACTAAGTGGTCATTGTTAGTTTGCGACTCTTGCTCATTGAGATGATTTGGTTTGTACTTGTTCAAGAATTTAGAATTGGTAAAAGCTTTTATAAATGAGGGCTTTTTTCTTGCCCCCAATTTGACCAAAAGAtagtttttttaaataatattagtGTCCATGCCAGCTTACATGCACCTTGACTTTTCTAGTACAGATATAGCACAAGGATTTGAAGTCCATTCGTTGTACTCCAAAAAACAACATAAGGTTTTGCTGGCTTATTATCTTTTGCTAGACTTTCTTAATGAAAGCAGAAGGAAAGACACAATGTACACCTTTTGTATGCTGGATTAGTAATTGGTGATCATGCATACTCAAACTCAAGCCAACTCTTTCTGAAAGTTATCTTCAGTTTACAATGCAATGTTATAGTTGAATAGTCAAACAACATCTATCTTTGTCCTAGAGTTAGTATTGAATTTTAAGCATACTATTTGTCAACAGGAAGAAGAGACAAGTTGTTGGAAGAAGTTGATAAATGTCAGTGTTTCAGGTGCTGCCGGGATGATTGCTAATCATCTTCTTTTTAAAGTAAGAAGCACTTTCCCTATTAATTTTAGTAAATGCTAGAGATAGGTTCCTTGCATTCTTTAGTTGCAGAATCTCATCCACTATCTAAACCCGGTTCGCACCATGTAGACAATCTTTCATTTGAATAAGTTTCTTGGCAAGAATTTTTGGTGGACGGAATCTTATCTAATAAgtactgtttttttttttaaatggctCAAGTAGATTGGATGCACTGCTAGTTCATCTAATAATGCACTTAAAGTATGAATTAACTGCTTGGACGTATCTATCTAGCATCATCATGTTTGTTCTTATCAACCAGTATGAAAATTTCAAAAGATTTTTAATCAGTCAATAAAACCTGGGAAAGTACATAATTGGTTTCAATTTGTCCAGCTTGCAGCAGGTGAAGTTTTTGGGCCTGATCAGCCAATCGCATTAAAATTATTGGGGTCCGAGCGGTCAATCCAAGCCCTTGAAGGTAGGTATTTTCCCTATCCTATAAGCATCTAAATTTGTGGAGGATCTTTCACGGACTAAAatatgttttttcttcttttctcctctttctttctttcttgtttttaggGTATGTTTGTGGCTTAACTGGATAAACTAATCTTATCTGTCCTTATGATTTAAGCACTAACAAACTTGTCCAACATTATAGAATATAACGTGCTTGTTGTTTGCCGTTGAATTAGAAATGTTTACATTCTTATTTACAGCATTTCCCAACTTTCAGCTGTTTGCTCATTCTATGATATTCGTTATCACTAACTGCAGGACAACGATGGAATTCCTACTTTTGTTGATGAATTTCTGGTTTAATTAACACTTAGATGTCACGATGCAGGAGTTGCTATGGAGCTAGAAGACTCCTTGTATCCTTTGCTTAGGGAGGTCAGCATAGGCATAGATCCTTATGAGGTGTTCCAGGATGCTGAATGGGCACTTCTCATTGGAGCAAAGCCCCGAGGCCCCGGAATGGAACGAGCTGACTTATTGGATATAAATGGCCAAATCTTTGCTGAGCAGGTATATTCTTCTAGTTGTTCTGGGAGTTTCTGTTTTGAAAGGAAGACAGATAGTATAAGTCATTGAATCAAGCTTTTCATATAATCATTACAGGGAAAAGCTCTCAATGCTGTTGCATCTCGTAATGTCAAAGTGATAGTGGTGGGAAACCCTTGTAATACCAAGTAATATACTATTTCACTTGATAACAAGTCTTCTTTCTATACCACTCTGTTCGCTGCTAATATCTCTCTATTCCTCTCTAGTGCATTGATTTGCTTGAAAAATGCTCCAGACATACCTGCAAAGAATTTTCATGCATTGACAAGATTAGATGAAAATAGAGCAAAATGCCAGGTAAGCCACCTCATTAAACATCATATAGTTTCTTTGCCATGGTGAATACAAAACGTTTAACTTACGACTCTCATGGTTTGCAGCTTGCTCTGAAAGCTGGAGTCTTCTATGACAAAGTTTCTAATGTGACCATCTGGGGAAACCACTCAACCACTCAGGTTTCTGATAAGATTCTCTCATCCAATGGTATTTTCAATTGCTTTACTATTCCTGCTGTAACAGTCAGTTTCTTGCTATCAGGTTCCAGACTatttaaatgcaaaaattaaTGGTTTTCCGGTCAAAGAGGTCATTAGAGACACTAAATGGTTGGAGGAAGAGTTCACCGAGAAGGTTCAAAAGGTGTGTCGATTTGGCTTTGCCTTTCTTCTGTTTTTGTCAAAAGAGTCTCTAATGCTTAGCGTTGATCTCCAGAGAGGTGGTGTACTTATTCAGAAATGGGGAAGATCTTCAGCTGCATCGACTGCTGTATCAGTTGTTGATGCAATAAGGTCTCTCGTGACTCCTACGCCCGAA
This DNA window, taken from Nicotiana tabacum cultivar K326 chromosome 4, ASM71507v2, whole genome shotgun sequence, encodes the following:
- the LOC107788885 gene encoding malate dehydrogenase [NADP], chloroplastic-like; protein product: MAVAEFTPSSSSIIKKTSLYSSQLSYVSTHQISYKRRFSLRPLQRTHYANICCSVTSNEVQAPVVTNDLKKKPECFGVFCLTYDLKAEEETSCWKKLINVSVSGAAGMIANHLLFKLAAGEVFGPDQPIALKLLGSERSIQALEGVAMELEDSLYPLLREVSIGIDPYEVFQDAEWALLIGAKPRGPGMERADLLDINGQIFAEQGKALNAVASRNVKVIVVGNPCNTNALICLKNAPDIPAKNFHALTRLDENRAKCQLALKAGVFYDKVSNVTIWGNHSTTQVPDYLNAKINGFPVKEVIRDTKWLEEEFTEKVQKRGGVLIQKWGRSSAASTAVSVVDAIRSLVTPTPEGDWFSTGVYTDGNPYGIAEGIVFSMPCRSKGDGDYELVKDVIIDDYLRSRIKKSEDELLAEKRCVAHLTGEGIAVCDLPGDTMLPGEM